In Manis pentadactyla isolate mManPen7 chromosome 11, mManPen7.hap1, whole genome shotgun sequence, one DNA window encodes the following:
- the LINGO1 gene encoding leucine-rich repeat and immunoglobulin-like domain-containing nogo receptor-interacting protein 1 isoform X2: MLAGGARSAPSSLLACWQPILLLVLGSVLSGSATGCPPRCECSAQDRAVLCHRKRFVAVPEGIPTETRLLDLGKNRIKTLNQDEFAGFPHLEELELNENIVSAVEPGAFNNLFNLRTLGLRSNRLKLIPLGVFTGLSNLTKLDISENKIVILLDYMFQDLYNLKSLEVGDNDLVYISHRAFSGLNSLEQLTLEKCNLTSIPTEALSHLHSLIVLRLRHLNINAIRDYSFKRLYRLKVLDISHWPYLDVMTPNCLYGLNLTSLSITHCNLTTVPYLAVRHLVYLRFLNLSYNPISTIEGSMLHELLRLQEIQLVGGQLAVVEPYAFRGLHYLRVLNVSGNQLTTLEESAFHSVGNLETLILDSNPLACDCRLLWVFRRRWRLNFNRQQPTCATPEFVQGKEFKDFPDVLLPNYFTCRRARIRDRKAQQVFVDEGHTVQFVCRADGDPPPAILWLSPRKHLVSAKSNGRLTVFPDGTLEVRYAQVQDNGTYLCVAANAGGNDSMPAHLHVRSYSPDWPHQPNKTFAFISNQPGEGEANSTRATVPFPFDIKTLIIATTMGFISFLGVVLFCLVLLFLWSRGKGNTKHNIEIEYVPRKSDAGISSADAPRKFNMKMI, encoded by the coding sequence ATGCTGGCGGGGGGTGCGAGGAGCGCGCCCAgctccctcctggcctgctggcagcCCATCCTCCTGCTGGTACTGGGCTCCGTGCTGTCGGGCTCAGCCACTGGCTGCCCGCCCCGCTGCGAGTGCTCCGCCCAGGACCGGGCCGTGCTCTGCCACCGCAAGCGCTTCGTGGCGGTGCCCGAGGGCATCCCCACCGAGACGCGCCTGCTGGACCTGGGCAAGAACCGCATTAAAACGCTCAACCAGGACGAGTTTGCCGGCTTCCCGCACCTGGAGGAGCTGGAGCTCAACGAGAACATCGTGAGCGCCGTGGAGCCCGGCGCCTTCAACAACCTCTTCAACCTCCGGACGCTGGGGCTGCGCAGCAATCGCCTGAAGCTCATCCCCCTGGGCGTCTTCACCGGCCTCAGTAACCTGACCAAGCTGGACATCAGTGAGAACAAGATCGTCATCCTGCTGGACTACATGTTCCAGGACCTGTACAACCTCAAGTCCCTGGAGGTCGGTGACAATGACCTCGTCTACATCTCGCACCGCGCCTTCAGTGGCCTCAACAGCCTGGAGCAGCTGACCCTGGAGAAATGCAACCTGACCTCCATACCCACCGAGGCGCTGTCCCACCTGCACAGCCTCATAGTGCTAAGGCTCCGGCACCTCAACATCAACGCCATCCGGGACTACTCCTTCAAGAGGTTGTACCGGCTCAAGGTCCTGGACATCTCCCACTGGCCCTACCTGGACGTCATGACGCCCAACTGCCTCTACGGCCTCAACCTGACGTCCCTGTCCATCACGCACTGCAATCTGACCACTGTGCCCTACCTTGCCGTGCGCCACCTGGTCTATCTCCGCTTCCTCAACCTCTCCTACAACCCCATCAGCACCATCGAGGGCTCCATGTTGCATGAGCTGCTGCGCCTGCAGGAGATCCAGCTGGTGGGCGGGCAGCTGGCCGTGGTGGAGCCCTACGCCTTCCGGGGCCTCCACTACCTGCGCGTGCTCAACGTCTCCGGCAACCAGCTGACCACCCTGGAGGAGTCCGCATTCCACTCGGTGGGCAACCTGGAGACCCTCATCCTGGACTCCAACCCGCTGGCCTGTGACTGCCGGCTCCTGTGGGTGTTCCGGCGCCGCTGGCGGCTCAACTTCAACCGGCAGCAGCCCACGTGTGCCACGCCCGAGTTTGTCCAGGGCAAGGAGTTCAAGGACTTCCCCGACGTGCTTCTGCCCAACTACTTCACCTGCCGCCGAGCTCGCATCCGGGACCGCAAGGCCCAGCAGGTGTTTGTGGATGAGGGCCACACGGTGCAGTTTGTGTGCCGGGCAGATGGCGACCCGCCCCCTGCCATCCTCTGGCTCTCGCCCCGCAAGCACCTGGTTTCAGCCAAGAGCAACGGGCGGCTCACAGTCTTCCCTGACGGCACGCTGGAGGTGCGCTACGCCCAGGTACAGGACAACGGCACGTACCTGTGCGTCGCGGCCAACGCGGGTGGCAATGACTCCATGCCTGCCCACTTGCACGTGCGCAGCTACTCGCCCGACTGGCCCCATCAGCCCAACAAGACCTTCGCCTTCATCTCCAACCAGCCAGGTGAGGGGGAGGCCAACAGCACCCGCGCCACCGTGCCTTTCCCCTTCGACATCAAGACCCTCATCATTGCCACCACCATGGGCTTCATCTCTTTCCTGGGCGTTGTTCTCTTCTGCCTGGTGCTGCTGTTTCTCTGGAGCCGGGGCAAGGGCAACACAAAGCACAACATCGAGATTGAGTACGTGCCCCGAAAGTCAGACGCAGGCATCAGCTCTGCCGATGCGCCCCGCAAGTTCAACATGAAGATGATATGA
- the LINGO1 gene encoding leucine-rich repeat and immunoglobulin-like domain-containing nogo receptor-interacting protein 1 isoform X1, giving the protein MQVSERMLAGGARSAPSSLLACWQPILLLVLGSVLSGSATGCPPRCECSAQDRAVLCHRKRFVAVPEGIPTETRLLDLGKNRIKTLNQDEFAGFPHLEELELNENIVSAVEPGAFNNLFNLRTLGLRSNRLKLIPLGVFTGLSNLTKLDISENKIVILLDYMFQDLYNLKSLEVGDNDLVYISHRAFSGLNSLEQLTLEKCNLTSIPTEALSHLHSLIVLRLRHLNINAIRDYSFKRLYRLKVLDISHWPYLDVMTPNCLYGLNLTSLSITHCNLTTVPYLAVRHLVYLRFLNLSYNPISTIEGSMLHELLRLQEIQLVGGQLAVVEPYAFRGLHYLRVLNVSGNQLTTLEESAFHSVGNLETLILDSNPLACDCRLLWVFRRRWRLNFNRQQPTCATPEFVQGKEFKDFPDVLLPNYFTCRRARIRDRKAQQVFVDEGHTVQFVCRADGDPPPAILWLSPRKHLVSAKSNGRLTVFPDGTLEVRYAQVQDNGTYLCVAANAGGNDSMPAHLHVRSYSPDWPHQPNKTFAFISNQPGEGEANSTRATVPFPFDIKTLIIATTMGFISFLGVVLFCLVLLFLWSRGKGNTKHNIEIEYVPRKSDAGISSADAPRKFNMKMI; this is encoded by the exons ATGCAG GTGAGCGAGAGGATGCTGGCGGGGGGTGCGAGGAGCGCGCCCAgctccctcctggcctgctggcagcCCATCCTCCTGCTGGTACTGGGCTCCGTGCTGTCGGGCTCAGCCACTGGCTGCCCGCCCCGCTGCGAGTGCTCCGCCCAGGACCGGGCCGTGCTCTGCCACCGCAAGCGCTTCGTGGCGGTGCCCGAGGGCATCCCCACCGAGACGCGCCTGCTGGACCTGGGCAAGAACCGCATTAAAACGCTCAACCAGGACGAGTTTGCCGGCTTCCCGCACCTGGAGGAGCTGGAGCTCAACGAGAACATCGTGAGCGCCGTGGAGCCCGGCGCCTTCAACAACCTCTTCAACCTCCGGACGCTGGGGCTGCGCAGCAATCGCCTGAAGCTCATCCCCCTGGGCGTCTTCACCGGCCTCAGTAACCTGACCAAGCTGGACATCAGTGAGAACAAGATCGTCATCCTGCTGGACTACATGTTCCAGGACCTGTACAACCTCAAGTCCCTGGAGGTCGGTGACAATGACCTCGTCTACATCTCGCACCGCGCCTTCAGTGGCCTCAACAGCCTGGAGCAGCTGACCCTGGAGAAATGCAACCTGACCTCCATACCCACCGAGGCGCTGTCCCACCTGCACAGCCTCATAGTGCTAAGGCTCCGGCACCTCAACATCAACGCCATCCGGGACTACTCCTTCAAGAGGTTGTACCGGCTCAAGGTCCTGGACATCTCCCACTGGCCCTACCTGGACGTCATGACGCCCAACTGCCTCTACGGCCTCAACCTGACGTCCCTGTCCATCACGCACTGCAATCTGACCACTGTGCCCTACCTTGCCGTGCGCCACCTGGTCTATCTCCGCTTCCTCAACCTCTCCTACAACCCCATCAGCACCATCGAGGGCTCCATGTTGCATGAGCTGCTGCGCCTGCAGGAGATCCAGCTGGTGGGCGGGCAGCTGGCCGTGGTGGAGCCCTACGCCTTCCGGGGCCTCCACTACCTGCGCGTGCTCAACGTCTCCGGCAACCAGCTGACCACCCTGGAGGAGTCCGCATTCCACTCGGTGGGCAACCTGGAGACCCTCATCCTGGACTCCAACCCGCTGGCCTGTGACTGCCGGCTCCTGTGGGTGTTCCGGCGCCGCTGGCGGCTCAACTTCAACCGGCAGCAGCCCACGTGTGCCACGCCCGAGTTTGTCCAGGGCAAGGAGTTCAAGGACTTCCCCGACGTGCTTCTGCCCAACTACTTCACCTGCCGCCGAGCTCGCATCCGGGACCGCAAGGCCCAGCAGGTGTTTGTGGATGAGGGCCACACGGTGCAGTTTGTGTGCCGGGCAGATGGCGACCCGCCCCCTGCCATCCTCTGGCTCTCGCCCCGCAAGCACCTGGTTTCAGCCAAGAGCAACGGGCGGCTCACAGTCTTCCCTGACGGCACGCTGGAGGTGCGCTACGCCCAGGTACAGGACAACGGCACGTACCTGTGCGTCGCGGCCAACGCGGGTGGCAATGACTCCATGCCTGCCCACTTGCACGTGCGCAGCTACTCGCCCGACTGGCCCCATCAGCCCAACAAGACCTTCGCCTTCATCTCCAACCAGCCAGGTGAGGGGGAGGCCAACAGCACCCGCGCCACCGTGCCTTTCCCCTTCGACATCAAGACCCTCATCATTGCCACCACCATGGGCTTCATCTCTTTCCTGGGCGTTGTTCTCTTCTGCCTGGTGCTGCTGTTTCTCTGGAGCCGGGGCAAGGGCAACACAAAGCACAACATCGAGATTGAGTACGTGCCCCGAAAGTCAGACGCAGGCATCAGCTCTGCCGATGCGCCCCGCAAGTTCAACATGAAGATGATATGA